The following is a genomic window from Geobacillus subterraneus.
GCATTAGGAATCGGATATGGAGAAACAAAAATCATTGAAATTTATGATTTCTTAAAATCCATTGTCGAAGATACTGAGGTCTCACCAAACTTCTATGATGGTTATCGTATTGCCGTCATTTGTGACGCAATTTTAGAGTCCGCTGAAAAAGGGGTTTGGGTAAATTTAGATTGAGAAATTGGTGAATGTAAATTAGAAGTTTTTGAGGCTGTCTCAAAATCCCTAGGATCAGACCTCATAACACAAGACATAACATTGGATAAATGAACGATATATTGTGAAACTTGTGTGAGGTCAGACCCTCATGAGACAGCCTCCTATTAAAGGAAGGTGATCATAATGGAGCAACCTCTACTATCTATGGAAGGAATTTCAAAATCTTTTAATGGTATTAAGGTTCTTGATTCCGTAAGCTTCTCACTAAGAAAAGGAGAAGTTCACGCCCTTATGGGAGGAAACGGTGCTGGAAAATCAACATTGATGAAAATATTAACAGGGGTTTATCAAGCTGATGAAGGAGAAATTTTTATAGAAGGAAAAAAAGTGTCTATTAATAATACGGAAGATGCGGAAAGAAATTATATATCAATGATTTTCCAAGAGTTTAGCTTAGTTCCGACGTTAACTGTTGCTCAGAATATATTTTTAACGAGGGAACCAAAAAACGCAATTGGAATTCTTAATGATAAAGAATGTATTGCAAAAACAAAAGAATTATTGAAGGAATTGGAAGTTGATATCAATCCAACAGATATTATCGGAAACCTTGGTGTAGGTTATTGGCAAATGACTGAAATTGCGAAAGCTTTATCACAGAATGCAAAAATTTTAATCATGGATGAACCAACTTCATCCTTAACTAAAAAAGAAACAGAAATTCTTTTTAATTTTATAAACAAGCTAAAAAAGAAAGGGATTTCCATTATTTATATATCACACCGTATGGATGAAATCTTTCAAATTTGCGATCGAATTACGATTTTACGTGACGGCAAAAAAATTGCTACTGAAAGTTGTGACGAGATCACTATGGAAACAGTAATTCAGCATATGGTAGGTGCTGATTTAGATAAAGCATTTGAATGGAAAGAAAGATTTTATTCGATTGAAGGAACTCCTATTTTAGAAGTAAAAAATCTCTCGTCTGGAACAAAAGTAAAAGATATTAGTTTTCGTTTATATCCTGGGGAGATTCTTGGTGTTGCCGGATTAATGGGGAGCGGGAGATCGGAGATGGTCCGCGCCATCTTTGGAATCGATCCAATAGATGGCGGAGAAATTTTTGTAAAAGGGAAAAAACATACAATTAAAAGTCCTACTGATGCAATTGCTGCAGGTCTCGCACTTATTCCGGAAGACCGAAGAATGCAAGGACTCATACTTCAACATAGTGTAAAAGAAAATATTATTTTGCCTATTATTTCCAAAATAAAAAAAGGAGTCTTTTTAGATGAGCGAAAGGCAAATAAGATAGCTGAAAAGTTTGTTGAAAGGCTAAATATTAAGACGGATGATATTTTTAAAACAGCTGGATTGTTATCTGGAGGGAACCAGCAAAAAATTGTTTTAGCAAAATGGTTAGCGAATAACCCTGATATCTTGATTTTAGATGAACCAACTATTGGGGTGGATATTGCGGCGAAAACGGAGATTATTGATATTATTCGTGAATTGGCGGATAGTGGAAAATCAATATTAGTCATTTCTTCAGAACTTCCTGAGCTTCTCGCAGTAAGTGATCGAATCATTGTAGTTCATGAAGGTAGAGTTGTTAAGGAGTTGAAAAGAAAAGAGATTGATTCAGAGGAGGTGCTCCAACATGCCATCCAAGGTACAAAATAATTTAAGTCCTGCCAAACGATTAAAAGCATTTGATTGGCGAAATTATATTGTATATATTGCGTTCGTTGGTGTTATCATCTATTTTTCTATTACTTTACATGATGAAGGATTTTTAACAACGTCCAATTTATTAAATATCGCACGACAAACCGCGATGATCTCGATTATGGGAGTAGCGATGACTTTTGTTATCAGCACGGGTGAAATTGACCTTTCTGTCGGCTCAATTACTGCATTAGCTTCGTTAACAGCTGCATTAGCACTCCAAGCGGGTCTTGGATTATTTGGAGGAATCGCTGCTGGATTAGGAACGGGGCTGGCGATTGGAATCATCAATGGGCTTCTTATTACCAAAGTGGCAATCCCCTCTTTTCTTGTAACGCTAGGGATGATGGGAATTGTAAAGGGATTAGCGATGTGGATTACAGGTACGGCACCAGTTCCAATTGTTCATTCAACGTTTAATTTTTTATTTGGCTCGGGTGACATTGGCTCAATTCCTATTTTATTAATTTGGACTCTCATTATTACTATTATTGGTCATATTATTTTGAAAAAGACAGCTTTTGGAAGACAAACATTAGCAACCGGCGGAAATGAGATGGCTGCAAAATTTTCAGGTGTGAAAACCTCAAAAATTAAATTTTTAGTCTTTGTAGGATCCGGTTTGATGGCTGGATTTGCTGGAATGTTATATGCAGGGCGGATGCACGCAGGGAGATATACATTTGGTGAAGGCGATGAACTATCTGTGATTGCAGCTGTTATTCTTGGTGGAACAAGTTTATTTGGCGGAGTTGGTACAGTTATTGGAACAGTCATTGGTTCATTAATGATTGGTACGATTAACAATGGTTTAATCATAATGGGGCTTGATGTTAGTCAACAAATGATTGTGAAAGGATTAATCATTATTTTAGCTGTAGCATTCGGAAGAAAAACATTAAAGAAATAGGAGGAAGCATATGTCGATCATCAAAGTAGGAATTATTGGAACGGGATTTTCTGCGAAATCGCATATAGAAGCTTTAAGACGATTGAATGGTATTGAAGTGGCAGCGATCAGTGCCAGTACGTTAGAGAAGGCAAAAAAAACAGCAGAGCAGTTTGCGATTCCAAAATTTTATGGAAGTGTAGATGATTTAATTCGTGATCCGGAAATTGATGTGATTCACAACTGCACTCCGAACTATCTACACTATCATATCAATAAAAAAGTGTTAGAATCCGGTAAGCATTTACTATCGGAAAAACCGCTGGCAATGACGAGTGAAGAGTCACGCGAATTAGTGGAGTTGGCTAAATCAAAAAATGTAGTAGCCGGAGTATGTTTTAACTATCGGCATTATCCGCTGGTCGCTCAAGCAAAGGAGCTCATTCAAAAAGGGGAATATGGACCTGTTCATTTTGTTCATGGAACTTACCTTCAAGACTGGCTTCTGTATGATACAGATTACAACTGGCGTTTAGATACGAAAAGAAACGGTAAGTCCCGTGCCATTGCTGACATCGGCTCACATTGGTGTGATACCGTTCAATATGTTCTTAATAAGAAAATTGTAGAAGTATTTGCTGATTTAAAGACTGTACATCCAATACGAAAACGACCGATTGGAGAAGTCGAAACATTTAAAAGCAAAGGCCAGGAAGCGTTTGAGGAAATACAGGTTGACAGTGAAGACTGCGGAAGTGTGATGGTTCATTTTGAAGACGGTACTCATGGTGTATTTGTCGTATCACAGGTGAACGCCGGCAGGAAAAATTGTCTCACGTTTGAAATTGCTGCAAAATCAGGTACTCTTTATTGGAATCAAGAGGAACCGAATAAATTGTGGATTGGCAGACGTGATGAGGCGAATATAGAGCTTGTACGTGATCCTTCATTATTATCAGCTTTCCCTGCTTCGCTCGCACACTACCCTGGCGGACATCAAGAAGGATGGCCAGACGGCTTAAAAAATCTATTCATTGATTTTTACCAAGCAGTAAAAACATCTCCGAACCCATCCTCAACATCGTTTGCCACGATTGAGGATGGTCACCACATTATGCAGTTGATTGAAGCAATTTTAAAAAGCAATGAGGAGAAAAGATGGGTGAAAGTACAAACAGGGCAGGAGGTATTTCAATGAAATTAGGTGTTTTTACAGTACTTTATCAAAATTTAGCTTTTGAAGAGATGCTTGATAAGATATGTGAAATGGGCATTGAAGCCATCGAGTTAGGTACTGGCAATTATCCGGGGAACAGTCATTGTAACCCGGATGAGCTGCTTGAAAATCCGGAAAAAATCAAGGAGTTCCAGCGTGCAATAGAAAGCAGAGGATTAACAATTAGTGCACTAAGCTGTCATGGAAATCCGCTTCATCCTAACAAAAAGTTTGCCGCTGAATCTCATGAAGTATGGAGAAAAACAGTGCTGTTGGCTGAACGTTTAGGCGTATCTGTTGTTAACGGTTTCTCCGGATGTCCTGGAGATCATCCAAATGCAAAATATCCGAATTGGGTGACATGTTCTTGGCCTCCTGAATATTTAGAAGTATTAGACTGGCAATGGAATGAAGTGGTGATCCCGTATTGGAAAGAAGAGGCGAAGTTTGCGGAATTACATGGAGTTAATCAAATTGCATTTGAAATGCATCCGGGGTTTGTCGTATATAATCCGGAGACTTTATTAAAATTAAGGGAACATGTAGGACCTAGTATTGGTGCCAACTTTGATCCGAGTCATTTAGTATGGCAGGGCATTGATCCGGTAGAAGCCATTAAAAAACTGGGGCGTGAAAATGCCATCTTCCATTTCCATGCGAAAGATACGTATTTGGATAAAGCGAATATTCGTGTGAATGGTGTATTAGATACAAAACATTACAGTAACATTTTAGATCGTGCCTGGACATTCAGATCAGTAGGCTATGGTCATGATGAAAAAGTTTGGAAAGATATTGTTAGTGCTCTACGTGCAGTAGGATATGATTATGTTCTTTCCATCGAACACGAAGACATGCTTGCGTCCATTGATGAAGGATTAAGTAAAGCAGTAAGCTTATTAAAAGAAATTCTTTTCAAAGAAACATTAACGGAAATGTGGTGGGCTTAAGAATCGTCTTGTTAGAAACTCTGCTCTTTGCCATAAAGAACGTTTTTACGAGAATGCTATGCTAGTAGCTTATGCATTGATGGGAGAATGCCAAAGAGCTCGTTCTGTTTGTTAAAACATTGAATTAATAGGGAAGAACTTACACCAAGTTGGCAAACAATCAACGCCCTTAGCTTGATTGTAAATTATCATTTTATTTCAGCACAAAACACCCAT
Proteins encoded in this region:
- a CDS encoding sugar phosphate isomerase/epimerase family protein is translated as MKLGVFTVLYQNLAFEEMLDKICEMGIEAIELGTGNYPGNSHCNPDELLENPEKIKEFQRAIESRGLTISALSCHGNPLHPNKKFAAESHEVWRKTVLLAERLGVSVVNGFSGCPGDHPNAKYPNWVTCSWPPEYLEVLDWQWNEVVIPYWKEEAKFAELHGVNQIAFEMHPGFVVYNPETLLKLREHVGPSIGANFDPSHLVWQGIDPVEAIKKLGRENAIFHFHAKDTYLDKANIRVNGVLDTKHYSNILDRAWTFRSVGYGHDEKVWKDIVSALRAVGYDYVLSIEHEDMLASIDEGLSKAVSLLKEILFKETLTEMWWA
- a CDS encoding ABC transporter permease; amino-acid sequence: MPSKVQNNLSPAKRLKAFDWRNYIVYIAFVGVIIYFSITLHDEGFLTTSNLLNIARQTAMISIMGVAMTFVISTGEIDLSVGSITALASLTAALALQAGLGLFGGIAAGLGTGLAIGIINGLLITKVAIPSFLVTLGMMGIVKGLAMWITGTAPVPIVHSTFNFLFGSGDIGSIPILLIWTLIITIIGHIILKKTAFGRQTLATGGNEMAAKFSGVKTSKIKFLVFVGSGLMAGFAGMLYAGRMHAGRYTFGEGDELSVIAAVILGGTSLFGGVGTVIGTVIGSLMIGTINNGLIIMGLDVSQQMIVKGLIIILAVAFGRKTLKK
- a CDS encoding sugar ABC transporter ATP-binding protein, which encodes MEQPLLSMEGISKSFNGIKVLDSVSFSLRKGEVHALMGGNGAGKSTLMKILTGVYQADEGEIFIEGKKVSINNTEDAERNYISMIFQEFSLVPTLTVAQNIFLTREPKNAIGILNDKECIAKTKELLKELEVDINPTDIIGNLGVGYWQMTEIAKALSQNAKILIMDEPTSSLTKKETEILFNFINKLKKKGISIIYISHRMDEIFQICDRITILRDGKKIATESCDEITMETVIQHMVGADLDKAFEWKERFYSIEGTPILEVKNLSSGTKVKDISFRLYPGEILGVAGLMGSGRSEMVRAIFGIDPIDGGEIFVKGKKHTIKSPTDAIAAGLALIPEDRRMQGLILQHSVKENIILPIISKIKKGVFLDERKANKIAEKFVERLNIKTDDIFKTAGLLSGGNQQKIVLAKWLANNPDILILDEPTIGVDIAAKTEIIDIIRELADSGKSILVISSELPELLAVSDRIIVVHEGRVVKELKRKEIDSEEVLQHAIQGTK
- a CDS encoding Gfo/Idh/MocA family protein, encoding MSIIKVGIIGTGFSAKSHIEALRRLNGIEVAAISASTLEKAKKTAEQFAIPKFYGSVDDLIRDPEIDVIHNCTPNYLHYHINKKVLESGKHLLSEKPLAMTSEESRELVELAKSKNVVAGVCFNYRHYPLVAQAKELIQKGEYGPVHFVHGTYLQDWLLYDTDYNWRLDTKRNGKSRAIADIGSHWCDTVQYVLNKKIVEVFADLKTVHPIRKRPIGEVETFKSKGQEAFEEIQVDSEDCGSVMVHFEDGTHGVFVVSQVNAGRKNCLTFEIAAKSGTLYWNQEEPNKLWIGRRDEANIELVRDPSLLSAFPASLAHYPGGHQEGWPDGLKNLFIDFYQAVKTSPNPSSTSFATIEDGHHIMQLIEAILKSNEEKRWVKVQTGQEVFQ